A section of the Streptomyces sp. SCL15-4 genome encodes:
- a CDS encoding DUF927 domain-containing protein, producing MTDSQSTDLRAAARELHAAGLCVLPVRADGTKAPDVRSWTQYKVDRSTPAEHDAWFGDGRRTGIGIVTGAVSGNIELIEFEGLAVREGVLTAVAELAADSGLGDLWQAVTTGWADQSPSGGVHYKVVIEGRPAAANKKLAQRLARPDEYTPQEQQRVAEKPGAKIVRTLIETRGEGGFVVIAPSHGTTHPSGRPYVRLSGGPTSMPVLGPEDMDALYALCQAFDAMPVAESPKTAPRTAPPRPDGALRPGDDFEARADWADVLRGVFRPLSTRGSETYWGWADGVGGVKATTGRDEHNRLFVFATGSEFQPEVPYSKFGAYALLSHGGDHKAAARELARLGYGSRHLTPVGGTPAAAPAAPPPAPDEETADDEHAGQAPLDDPADTPEGYDYASAFGLPATVRTPWDYRLTGRGVEVLSTSGENWTRVTFAPLVVSATFEDPEGDQYVELSWIDRSLGRPRRISRIVSRETAKRGRKLIETLGSAGLPAVEGDARAVEKWLAEFEAANVGRIPSEQLARWLGWQDDGTFVSSPEDGIKVDVPFEEQRGPARAHARKGGLDGWRETIGQLADFPVPRVAVAAALAAPLLKPLGLNSFTLDISSRSTKGKTTALQCALSVWADPSEHASAMSNWRTTLYAIEKRLNLVRGIVTVFDETMAVTDDTLIDEVLYQLPMNHGKARSGGAFGNMLPWETILLSSGERPALSFTTSQGAAARILGTTTAPFGDGGGATAAAVREGVLAHHGHAGPEFIQYILSGLAQPNGRDKLKEHHRTLVAEFRGAGDMTNRRAPMVAVLALAEILACRIGLLPYEPLSADIWRGLFTAHNPTDNRPEMALDVVREYVAGHAHELFSVTRAALHEKPPYSGWLGVLSTKDGVTEVALLPERVRKILADADYSLDAVVGSWVDAGYLKVLKSQRPPHLVPRRFGGARAKCLAFTPEGIAFGDQDETV from the coding sequence TTGACTGACTCACAGTCCACCGACCTCCGGGCCGCCGCCCGAGAGCTGCACGCCGCTGGCCTGTGCGTCCTGCCGGTCCGAGCCGATGGCACCAAGGCACCGGACGTCCGCAGCTGGACCCAGTACAAGGTCGACCGCTCCACCCCCGCCGAGCATGATGCGTGGTTCGGGGACGGCCGGCGCACCGGCATCGGCATCGTCACCGGTGCCGTGTCTGGCAACATCGAGCTGATCGAGTTCGAGGGCCTCGCCGTCCGCGAGGGAGTCCTCACTGCTGTCGCCGAACTCGCCGCCGACAGCGGCCTGGGCGACCTCTGGCAGGCTGTCACCACCGGCTGGGCCGACCAGTCGCCGTCCGGCGGTGTCCACTACAAGGTCGTCATCGAGGGCAGGCCAGCCGCCGCCAACAAGAAGCTGGCCCAGCGGCTCGCCAGGCCGGACGAGTACACCCCGCAAGAGCAGCAGCGCGTCGCAGAGAAGCCCGGCGCGAAGATCGTGCGCACCCTGATCGAGACGCGCGGCGAGGGCGGCTTCGTCGTCATCGCGCCGTCCCACGGGACCACTCACCCCAGCGGCCGGCCGTACGTCCGGCTCTCCGGCGGCCCGACCAGCATGCCCGTCCTCGGGCCCGAGGACATGGACGCCCTGTACGCACTGTGCCAGGCGTTCGACGCGATGCCCGTGGCCGAGTCCCCCAAGACGGCGCCACGGACCGCACCGCCCCGGCCGGACGGCGCTCTGCGGCCCGGCGACGACTTCGAGGCCCGGGCCGACTGGGCGGACGTCCTCCGTGGCGTCTTCCGGCCGTTGTCCACGCGTGGCAGCGAGACGTACTGGGGATGGGCCGACGGCGTCGGCGGAGTGAAGGCCACGACTGGACGGGACGAGCACAACCGGCTGTTCGTCTTCGCCACCGGCTCCGAGTTCCAGCCTGAGGTGCCGTACAGCAAGTTCGGCGCTTACGCCCTGCTCAGCCACGGCGGCGACCACAAGGCGGCCGCCCGCGAACTCGCGCGCCTCGGCTACGGCAGCCGCCACCTGACCCCCGTCGGCGGCACCCCCGCCGCCGCTCCCGCGGCCCCGCCCCCTGCGCCGGACGAAGAGACCGCCGACGACGAGCACGCCGGCCAGGCGCCGCTGGACGATCCAGCGGACACCCCTGAGGGTTACGACTACGCCAGCGCCTTCGGTCTCCCCGCCACGGTGCGCACGCCCTGGGACTACCGGCTCACCGGCCGAGGGGTGGAGGTCCTCAGCACCAGCGGCGAGAACTGGACGCGGGTCACCTTTGCCCCGCTGGTCGTCAGCGCCACGTTCGAGGACCCCGAGGGCGACCAGTACGTGGAGCTGTCGTGGATCGACCGCAGCCTCGGCCGGCCTCGCCGCATCTCCCGCATCGTCAGCCGGGAGACCGCGAAGCGCGGCCGCAAGCTGATCGAGACGCTCGGCTCGGCCGGGCTCCCGGCGGTCGAGGGCGACGCCCGGGCAGTCGAGAAGTGGCTGGCCGAGTTCGAGGCCGCCAACGTCGGACGCATCCCGTCCGAGCAGCTGGCCCGCTGGCTGGGCTGGCAGGACGACGGCACGTTCGTCAGCTCCCCCGAGGACGGCATCAAGGTCGACGTCCCCTTCGAGGAGCAGCGCGGCCCGGCACGTGCGCACGCCAGGAAGGGCGGGCTGGACGGCTGGCGAGAGACCATCGGCCAGCTGGCCGACTTCCCGGTGCCGCGTGTGGCCGTCGCGGCCGCGCTCGCCGCCCCGCTGCTCAAGCCGCTCGGCCTGAACTCCTTCACGCTGGACATCTCCAGCCGGTCCACCAAGGGCAAGACGACCGCGCTGCAGTGCGCGCTCAGCGTGTGGGCGGACCCGTCCGAGCACGCCTCCGCGATGAGCAACTGGCGCACCACCCTGTACGCGATCGAGAAGCGGCTGAACCTCGTCCGCGGCATCGTCACCGTCTTCGACGAGACGATGGCCGTCACCGACGACACCCTCATCGATGAGGTGCTCTACCAGCTCCCGATGAACCACGGGAAGGCCCGCAGCGGCGGCGCGTTCGGCAACATGCTGCCCTGGGAGACCATCCTCCTGTCCTCCGGCGAACGGCCGGCCCTCAGCTTCACGACCAGCCAGGGCGCCGCCGCCCGCATCCTCGGCACCACAACTGCCCCCTTCGGCGACGGAGGCGGCGCGACGGCGGCCGCCGTCCGCGAGGGCGTCCTGGCCCACCACGGGCATGCCGGGCCCGAGTTCATCCAGTACATCCTCAGCGGCCTGGCGCAGCCGAACGGGCGGGACAAGCTCAAGGAGCACCACCGCACGCTGGTGGCCGAGTTCCGCGGCGCCGGCGACATGACCAACAGACGCGCACCGATGGTCGCCGTCCTCGCGCTCGCCGAGATCCTCGCGTGCCGCATCGGGCTGCTGCCGTACGAGCCGCTCAGCGCCGACATCTGGCGTGGGCTCTTCACCGCCCACAACCCCACCGACAACCGCCCCGAGATGGCGCTGGACGTCGTACGGGAGTACGTGGCAGGGCACGCGCACGAACTTTTCAGCGTCACCCGCGCGGCCCTGCACGAGAAACCGCCGTACTCCGGCTGGCTCGGCGTCCTGTCGACCAAGGACGGCGTCACCGAGGTGGCCCTGCTGCCGGAGCGGGTCCGCAAGATCTTGGCGGACGCCGACTACTCGCTGGACGCCGTGGTCGGCAGCTGGGTCGACGCCGGATACCTCAAGGTGCTCAAGAGCCAGCGCCCGCCGCATCTGGTGCCCCGGCGGTTCGGCGGCGCCCGGGCGAAGTGCCTCGCGTTCACTCCGGAGGGCATCGCCTTCGGCGACCAGGACGAGACGGTATGA
- a CDS encoding helix-turn-helix domain-containing protein: protein MSAHTPPTMYAVASSDRLKMLMERTGTGHAITSRGLAEAAGIANGTIGALMSGAQRTVPEAKAKAIAAALGIDLLVLFIPMERAGRTFIVAQGAV, encoded by the coding sequence ATGTCCGCGCACACTCCGCCCACCATGTACGCCGTCGCCAGCAGCGACCGGCTGAAGATGCTGATGGAGCGCACTGGCACTGGCCATGCCATCACCAGCCGCGGCCTCGCAGAGGCCGCCGGCATCGCGAACGGCACGATCGGCGCCCTCATGTCCGGTGCTCAGCGCACTGTGCCCGAGGCCAAAGCCAAGGCCATCGCCGCTGCCCTCGGCATCGACCTCTTGGTGCTGTTCATACCGATGGAGAGGGCGGGCCGGACCTTCATCGTCGCGCAGGGCGCCGTATGA
- a CDS encoding helix-turn-helix transcriptional regulator has translation MAAHNDQATRGPGSPERRTQFADLIRARRAELRLSLKEFATRSVDPVTGTSVTRGWIYRLETGESVIPPQLPELRALRAACDLPLEQLQDAAGAQFFGVDPLVSGSTEAKAYVHKLDRLPAEQRDRLLRLIDTLVPPDDPSAS, from the coding sequence ATGGCGGCGCATAACGATCAAGCGACACGAGGGCCCGGCAGTCCCGAACGCCGCACGCAGTTCGCGGACTTGATCAGGGCCCGGAGGGCGGAGCTGAGGCTGAGCTTGAAGGAATTCGCGACAAGGTCCGTAGATCCGGTGACTGGCACGAGCGTCACGCGTGGCTGGATCTATCGCTTGGAGACCGGGGAGTCGGTGATCCCTCCGCAGCTACCCGAGCTGCGAGCCTTGCGTGCCGCGTGCGATCTGCCACTTGAGCAGCTGCAAGACGCTGCCGGCGCACAGTTCTTCGGGGTGGATCCGCTGGTGAGCGGCTCCACCGAGGCCAAGGCCTACGTGCACAAGCTAGATCGCCTCCCGGCTGAGCAGCGTGACCGCCTGCTTCGCCTCATCGACACTCTCGTCCCGCCGGACGACCCGAGCGCAAGTTGA
- the xerC gene encoding site-specific integrase, translating to MPSARRAGSVYRRCECRDDDGKLLGQKCPKLKRKNHGAPAIRQELPPDAEGKRRTFRRTGYESVTEAQGDLSRLQAILDLPGDDPTEQQRVGDLLADIAKRRAAIPKAAEVQRRLGVGIPLDGTTTVGEWLDRWMASKKTRPTTNRGYSSHIRVHLRPRLGHYRLDRLTVGHVQEMFDAIADESDVIRAENAARREQAARAKWTKPGRPPAKERERLAAERAKLAEMKPYRKANGPATRHAIRRTLRTALNAAIAQQLITFNAASHVELGSSARPKGLLWTAERVERWRETGKKPSPVMVWSPEQLGAFLDVAEDNSRLYAFYHLVAHHGLRRGEGVGADWSNVHLDARPARIDVLTEIVVEGWEPVETVPKTDSSMASVTLDQGTVAVLREHRARQEAERQAAGAAWTETGKIFTTETGAWLHPDVVSKEFRRLVELADLPPINLRDLRHGAAALVKAGGGDIDDASKKLRHSTIVLTADTYMSLFQEYEEGLTERAAAAVPRARRGTGPAPAAGSGPRQGPGVTASQPADAEYDASTLRASTDDG from the coding sequence ATGCCGTCAGCTCGCCGGGCCGGAAGCGTCTACCGTCGATGCGAGTGCCGCGATGATGACGGCAAGCTGCTGGGGCAGAAGTGTCCCAAGTTGAAGCGCAAGAACCATGGTGCGCCGGCGATCCGCCAGGAACTGCCGCCGGACGCCGAGGGGAAGCGCAGAACGTTCCGGCGCACCGGGTACGAAAGTGTGACGGAGGCCCAGGGCGACCTCTCCCGCCTGCAGGCCATCCTCGACCTCCCCGGCGATGACCCTACGGAGCAGCAGCGCGTAGGCGACCTACTCGCGGATATCGCGAAGCGCCGCGCGGCCATCCCCAAGGCCGCTGAAGTCCAGCGCCGCCTCGGCGTGGGCATCCCGCTCGACGGCACCACTACGGTCGGCGAATGGCTTGACCGGTGGATGGCCAGTAAGAAAACCCGGCCCACGACGAACCGCGGCTATTCCTCGCACATCCGGGTTCACCTGCGGCCTCGCCTCGGGCACTACCGTCTCGACCGCCTGACCGTCGGCCACGTCCAGGAGATGTTCGACGCGATCGCCGACGAGAGCGACGTCATCCGTGCTGAGAACGCCGCCCGTCGCGAGCAGGCAGCGCGAGCGAAGTGGACGAAGCCGGGACGGCCACCGGCCAAGGAGCGCGAGCGCCTGGCCGCTGAGCGCGCGAAGCTCGCCGAGATGAAGCCGTACCGGAAGGCAAACGGGCCCGCGACACGGCACGCGATCCGCCGCACCCTGCGCACCGCGCTGAATGCCGCGATCGCCCAGCAGCTCATCACCTTCAACGCCGCCAGCCACGTCGAGCTGGGCTCCAGCGCGCGCCCCAAGGGCCTGCTTTGGACCGCCGAACGAGTCGAACGCTGGCGCGAGACCGGCAAAAAGCCCAGCCCCGTGATGGTGTGGAGCCCTGAGCAGCTTGGGGCTTTCCTGGACGTCGCCGAGGACAACAGCCGGTTGTACGCCTTCTATCACCTCGTCGCGCACCACGGCCTGCGCCGTGGTGAAGGGGTCGGCGCTGACTGGTCGAACGTGCACCTGGACGCCAGACCCGCCCGGATCGATGTGCTCACCGAGATCGTGGTGGAGGGCTGGGAGCCCGTGGAGACGGTGCCCAAGACGGACTCCTCCATGGCCTCCGTGACGCTCGACCAGGGGACCGTGGCTGTACTGCGCGAGCACCGGGCCCGCCAGGAAGCAGAGCGTCAGGCGGCCGGGGCGGCTTGGACAGAGACCGGAAAAATCTTCACGACGGAGACAGGCGCCTGGCTGCACCCAGATGTGGTCAGCAAGGAGTTCCGGCGCCTGGTGGAGCTGGCAGACCTGCCGCCCATCAACCTGCGCGACCTCCGACATGGCGCGGCCGCGCTGGTGAAGGCCGGCGGCGGTGACATTGACGACGCCAGCAAGAAACTCAGGCACTCCACGATCGTGCTCACCGCCGACACGTACATGAGCCTCTTCCAGGAGTACGAGGAAGGGCTGACGGAGCGGGCGGCGGCCGCCGTGCCGCGGGCGCGCCGTGGGACTGGACCGGCCCCTGCCGCGGGCTCTGGACCGAGGCAGGGGCCGGGAGTAACAGCGTCGCAGCCAGCAGACGCTGAATATGACGCCTCCACGCTACGGGCCAGCACTGATGACGGGTAG
- a CDS encoding restriction endonuclease subunit S, translating to MTGWPLTAIGEVARINPPKPKYQELRDEDPVGFVPMAAVDETSGEISGVEERPLGALRAKSYRTFAPGDVLFAKITPCMENGKSAVVPELPNGHGFGSTEFHVLRPGPAVDARYLWNFVRQKSYRTEAEAHMTGSVGQARVPAGFLRDTEIPLPSLDEQLRIVEHLRLVNHHAKAAAGRLAAARRIIEGATRSLYSSASTGRLTEDWRRAHTEGPDADLPAGWEQVRVKDITECLDRMRKPVNNTERAKRPGSVPYYGANGQVGWIDEALFDEPLVLVVEDETFTGRTKPFSYLITGPSWVNNHAHVLRPKNGITPAALNILLSFYDFIPLTSGSTGRRKLTQKSLMDARLALPPPAEQEEIARRVDEALTSMTRVTEHLDHVNRTLNRTAQAAATRAFQGAPIPSPEDGQRGQA from the coding sequence GTGACCGGCTGGCCGCTGACCGCGATCGGCGAAGTGGCGCGCATCAACCCGCCCAAGCCCAAGTACCAGGAGCTGCGGGACGAGGACCCCGTCGGCTTCGTGCCGATGGCCGCCGTGGACGAGACCTCCGGCGAGATCTCCGGGGTGGAGGAACGGCCCCTCGGCGCCCTGCGCGCCAAGAGCTACCGGACCTTCGCCCCCGGTGACGTCCTCTTCGCCAAGATCACTCCGTGCATGGAGAACGGCAAGTCGGCCGTCGTGCCGGAGCTGCCGAACGGCCATGGTTTCGGCTCGACCGAATTCCACGTGCTGCGCCCCGGCCCGGCGGTCGACGCCCGGTACCTGTGGAACTTCGTGCGCCAGAAGTCGTACCGGACCGAGGCCGAGGCCCATATGACCGGGTCCGTCGGCCAGGCGCGCGTCCCGGCGGGCTTCCTGCGGGACACGGAGATCCCGCTGCCGTCCCTCGACGAGCAGCTCCGGATCGTCGAGCACCTGCGGCTGGTCAACCACCACGCCAAGGCAGCCGCCGGGCGGCTGGCCGCGGCCCGGCGCATCATCGAGGGCGCCACCCGCTCGCTGTACTCCTCGGCCTCCACCGGCCGCCTCACCGAGGACTGGCGGCGCGCACACACCGAAGGCCCCGACGCGGACCTGCCCGCCGGCTGGGAGCAGGTGCGCGTCAAGGACATCACCGAGTGCCTGGACCGCATGCGCAAGCCGGTCAACAACACCGAGCGCGCCAAGCGCCCGGGCTCCGTCCCGTACTACGGCGCGAACGGGCAGGTCGGCTGGATCGACGAGGCGCTCTTCGACGAGCCGCTCGTCCTCGTCGTGGAGGACGAGACGTTCACCGGCCGCACCAAGCCCTTCTCCTACCTGATCACGGGCCCCTCCTGGGTGAACAACCACGCCCACGTGCTGCGCCCGAAGAACGGGATCACACCGGCCGCGCTCAACATCCTGCTGTCCTTCTACGACTTCATCCCGCTGACGTCGGGGTCGACCGGGCGCCGGAAGCTGACCCAGAAGTCGCTCATGGACGCGCGGCTGGCGCTGCCCCCGCCCGCGGAGCAGGAGGAGATCGCGCGCCGGGTCGACGAGGCCCTGACGAGCATGACGCGCGTCACCGAGCACCTGGACCACGTGAACCGGACCCTGAACCGCACCGCCCAGGCGGCAGCGACCCGCGCCTTCCAGGGCGCCCCGATCCCCTCTCCGGAGGACGGGCAGCGGGGCCAGGCCTGA
- a CDS encoding class I SAM-dependent DNA methyltransferase yields MTDVVGKLWGYASTLRHDGVDYGDYIEQLTYLLFLKMADEQELKLPRKTDWPHLRRQSGMELIETYENALRTLGKQPGILGDIFSGSQNRLANPAALSRLIKVIDETDWTSLDVDVKAAAFEGLLEKSAAEGKKGAGQYFTPRPLIRSMVRLMRPDPRTNRQLTISDPACGTGGFLVAAYEWLKDQTGGALDRATAKRVKTATYYGHELVARPRRLALMNLYLHQVEPHITLGNSIEEAPTDRRFDVVLTNPPFGNRGANNIPVREDFTVETSNKQLNFLQHVLTILKPGGRAAVVVPDNVLFADKAGEVFKILMEDADVHTVLRCPRGTFNPYTPGTKTNVIFFTKGRPTSRVWLYDARANVPSITKRSRPLTDAHFAEFERCYGSDPHGQSPRSETDSPEGRWRAFGIEQVKKADYKLDSYAFKWMRDEETDELEDAPEPADLIADALTELKLAVGHIAALQKLFGDEGARA; encoded by the coding sequence ATGACCGACGTCGTTGGAAAACTCTGGGGCTATGCCTCGACGCTTCGCCACGACGGTGTCGACTACGGCGACTACATCGAGCAGCTGACCTATCTGCTGTTCCTCAAAATGGCCGACGAACAGGAACTCAAGCTTCCCAGGAAAACGGACTGGCCGCATCTGCGCCGGCAGTCCGGCATGGAGCTGATCGAGACCTACGAGAACGCCCTGCGGACGCTCGGAAAGCAGCCCGGTATTCTCGGCGACATTTTCTCCGGCTCCCAGAACCGGCTGGCGAATCCCGCGGCGCTGTCCCGGCTGATCAAGGTGATCGACGAGACCGACTGGACCAGCCTCGACGTCGACGTCAAGGCGGCCGCGTTCGAAGGGCTGCTGGAGAAATCCGCCGCCGAGGGAAAGAAGGGCGCAGGACAGTACTTCACCCCGCGCCCGCTGATCCGCTCGATGGTGCGGCTCATGCGGCCGGACCCGCGCACCAACCGGCAGCTGACGATCAGCGATCCCGCGTGCGGCACGGGCGGCTTCCTCGTCGCGGCGTACGAATGGCTGAAGGACCAGACCGGTGGCGCGCTGGACCGGGCCACCGCGAAGCGGGTGAAGACCGCCACGTACTACGGCCACGAACTGGTCGCCCGGCCGCGCCGGCTGGCGCTCATGAACTTGTACCTCCACCAGGTGGAGCCGCACATCACGCTCGGGAACTCCATCGAGGAGGCGCCCACGGACCGGCGCTTCGACGTGGTGCTGACCAACCCGCCCTTCGGCAACCGCGGCGCCAACAACATCCCGGTCCGCGAGGACTTCACCGTGGAGACCTCGAACAAGCAGCTCAACTTCCTCCAGCACGTCCTCACGATCCTGAAGCCGGGAGGCCGCGCCGCCGTGGTCGTCCCGGACAACGTCCTGTTCGCCGACAAGGCGGGCGAGGTGTTCAAGATCCTCATGGAGGACGCGGACGTCCACACCGTCCTGCGCTGCCCGAGGGGAACGTTCAACCCCTACACTCCGGGGACGAAGACGAACGTCATCTTCTTCACGAAGGGGCGCCCGACCAGCAGGGTGTGGCTGTACGACGCCCGCGCCAACGTCCCCTCCATCACCAAGCGTTCCCGCCCGCTCACCGACGCCCACTTCGCCGAGTTCGAGCGCTGCTACGGCTCGGACCCCCACGGCCAGTCCCCGCGGAGCGAGACGGATTCGCCCGAGGGGCGCTGGCGCGCGTTCGGCATCGAGCAGGTCAAGAAGGCCGACTACAAGCTCGACAGCTACGCATTCAAGTGGATGCGCGACGAGGAGACCGACGAGCTCGAAGACGCTCCCGAGCCGGCTGACCTCATCGCCGACGCGTTGACGGAACTCAAGCTGGCGGTCGGGCACATCGCCGCGCTGCAGAAGCTCTTCGGCGACGAAGGAGCCCGCGCGTGA
- a CDS encoding DEAD/DEAH box helicase family protein has translation MESEAATRKRRIDPKLEAAGWKVTPYQPSYTASPPPASAVEEWPTAAGPADYALTDDGAVRGVVEAKRVTVGPQGVLTQAERYSRGMADGPLIRGEFGVPFLYSTNGEQIHFHDVRRQRNRSRRVSAFHTPSALAEFLNRDADAELAALRALPFPQRLRPYQVEANEAVEQAIAEGKRKMLLAMATGTGKTLTTVNQVYRLMKSGVARRVLFLVDRRALAAQTVREFASFEAEPGMKFDKIYPVYSQALRREDVADDLAFDFNVMPASLLTDPKLGDAFVYVTTIQRMSMNLFGGERALRFGDEESDADVEQLDIPIHTFDLIVADECHRGYSAKERAVWRDTLDHFDAVKIGLTATPAAHTMAYFEHMVYRYEYERAVREGHLVDYDVVKIRSDVRINGVFLHAGEQVDQIDPRTGTKQLDLLEDERRFDAEEVERKVTAPDSNRKILQELKHYTDEFEAAHGRFPKTLIFAHNDIAHISHADQLVEMAREIFDRGEDFAVKITGRVDRPLQRIREFRNRPRPGIAVTVDLLTTGVDIPDLEFLVFLRPVKSRILFEQMLGRGTRKGGAQAPDKDHFVVFDCFDGSLMEYFKNTTGITAEPAESDNKSTRQIIADIWQNKDRDHNVRRLVKRLQRIAKSMSGEGYEAFAAFLPDGDIADWAAKLPVLLRTSFVGTMKILRDAAFQDLLENYPRGVKTFLVAGGAVDDVRSEWLIRGAAGREYRPADYLVAFSEYVRKESETLEAFSVLLKSPRDWSPRVLTDLRDVLSRTPEHFTEANLERAFRATYGKALVDIISMVKRAARDDAPLLTAQERVASAVAKVTGGRTLTPEQRQWMDYIEQHLVENLSIDREDFDLIPILSAPGGWRRARRVFDDLSELLEHLNEELAAV, from the coding sequence ATGGAGAGTGAAGCCGCGACGCGCAAGCGCCGGATCGACCCGAAGCTGGAAGCGGCGGGCTGGAAGGTGACGCCGTATCAGCCGTCGTACACCGCCTCTCCGCCTCCGGCCTCCGCGGTCGAGGAATGGCCGACCGCCGCCGGTCCCGCCGACTACGCCCTCACCGACGACGGGGCGGTCCGCGGCGTCGTCGAGGCCAAGAGGGTCACGGTGGGACCGCAGGGCGTGCTGACCCAGGCCGAGCGCTACTCGCGGGGCATGGCGGACGGCCCGCTCATCCGCGGTGAGTTCGGCGTGCCGTTCCTGTACTCCACCAACGGCGAGCAGATCCACTTCCACGACGTGCGCCGGCAGCGGAACCGTTCGCGGCGGGTCTCCGCCTTCCACACGCCGTCCGCGCTCGCCGAGTTCCTCAACCGGGACGCCGACGCGGAGCTCGCGGCGCTGCGCGCCCTGCCGTTCCCCCAGCGGCTCCGTCCCTACCAGGTGGAGGCCAACGAGGCCGTCGAGCAGGCGATCGCCGAGGGCAAGCGCAAGATGCTCCTCGCGATGGCCACCGGCACCGGCAAGACGCTGACGACCGTCAACCAGGTCTACCGCCTGATGAAGTCCGGTGTCGCCCGGCGCGTGCTCTTCCTGGTGGACCGGCGCGCGCTCGCGGCCCAGACCGTGCGGGAGTTCGCGTCCTTCGAAGCCGAGCCGGGCATGAAGTTCGACAAGATCTACCCGGTCTACTCCCAGGCCCTCCGACGGGAGGACGTCGCGGACGACCTCGCGTTCGACTTCAACGTCATGCCCGCTTCCCTGCTGACGGACCCGAAGCTGGGTGACGCCTTCGTCTACGTCACCACCATCCAGCGGATGTCCATGAACCTCTTCGGCGGGGAGCGGGCCCTGCGGTTCGGCGACGAGGAGAGCGACGCCGATGTCGAGCAGCTGGACATCCCCATCCACACGTTCGACCTGATCGTCGCGGACGAGTGCCACCGGGGCTACTCGGCGAAGGAGCGCGCCGTCTGGCGGGACACCCTCGACCACTTCGACGCCGTCAAGATCGGCCTGACCGCCACTCCGGCCGCGCACACCATGGCGTACTTCGAGCACATGGTCTACCGCTACGAGTACGAACGGGCCGTGCGCGAAGGGCACCTGGTCGACTACGACGTGGTGAAAATACGCTCTGACGTCCGCATCAACGGAGTGTTCCTGCACGCGGGCGAGCAGGTCGACCAGATCGACCCGCGGACCGGCACCAAGCAGCTCGACCTGCTGGAGGACGAACGGCGGTTCGACGCCGAAGAGGTGGAGCGCAAGGTCACCGCGCCCGACTCCAACCGCAAGATCCTCCAGGAGCTCAAGCACTACACGGACGAGTTCGAGGCCGCGCACGGCCGCTTCCCGAAGACGTTGATCTTCGCCCACAACGACATCGCCCACATCTCGCACGCCGACCAGCTCGTGGAGATGGCCCGGGAGATCTTCGACCGCGGCGAGGACTTCGCCGTCAAGATCACCGGCCGGGTCGACCGCCCGCTCCAGCGGATCCGGGAGTTCCGGAACCGGCCGAGGCCCGGGATCGCCGTGACGGTGGACCTGCTGACCACGGGCGTGGACATCCCGGACCTGGAGTTCCTGGTCTTCCTGCGCCCCGTGAAGTCCCGCATCCTCTTCGAGCAGATGCTGGGACGGGGCACGCGGAAGGGAGGCGCGCAGGCTCCGGACAAGGATCATTTCGTCGTGTTCGACTGCTTCGACGGCAGTCTCATGGAGTACTTCAAGAACACGACCGGAATCACCGCCGAACCGGCCGAGAGCGACAACAAGTCCACCCGTCAGATAATTGCCGATATCTGGCAGAACAAGGACCGCGACCACAACGTCCGCCGTCTGGTCAAGCGACTCCAGCGGATCGCCAAGTCGATGAGCGGCGAGGGATACGAGGCGTTCGCCGCTTTCCTTCCCGACGGCGATATCGCGGACTGGGCGGCGAAGCTTCCCGTTCTTCTGCGCACCTCTTTCGTCGGCACCATGAAGATCCTCCGGGATGCGGCCTTCCAGGATCTGCTGGAGAACTATCCGCGGGGTGTGAAGACGTTCCTGGTGGCCGGCGGTGCCGTGGACGACGTCCGTTCGGAATGGCTCATCCGGGGCGCCGCCGGACGGGAGTACCGGCCGGCGGACTATCTGGTGGCGTTCAGCGAGTACGTCCGCAAGGAGAGCGAAACCCTCGAGGCGTTCTCGGTGCTGCTCAAGAGCCCGCGCGACTGGAGCCCCCGTGTCCTGACCGATCTGCGCGACGTGCTCAGCCGGACGCCCGAGCACTTCACCGAAGCCAATCTGGAGCGCGCCTTCCGTGCCACGTACGGCAAGGCCCTCGTGGACATCATCTCCATGGTGAAGCGCGCCGCGCGCGACGACGCCCCGCTGCTGACCGCGCAGGAACGAGTCGCCTCGGCGGTGGCCAAGGTGACCGGCGGCCGCACGCTCACCCCGGAACAGCGCCAGTGGATGGACTACATTGAACAGCACCTGGTCGAGAACCTGTCGATCGATCGCGAGGACTTCGATCTCATCCCGATCCTGTCGGCTCCCGGGGGCTGGAGGCGCGCCCGTCGCGTCTTCGACGACCTGTCCGAACTGCTTGAGCATCTGAACGAGGAGCTTGCCGCCGTATGA